TCTACTTAACCATTCCTTGATAAAACATAAATTAACATATCTGAGGGATAAAAATACAAAGCCAAAGGAGTTTAGAGAACTTGTAAAGGAGACATCTGCTTTGATGGCTTATGAGATAACAAGAAATCTACCACTAAAGGAAACTGAGATAGAAACCCCTATTTCAACTACTACAGGTTTTATACTTTCCACAGAAATAACCCTTGTTTCAATATTGAGAGCAGGGTTAGTTATGAGTGATGGGATTCTTGAATTAATACCAAACGCAAGGGTTGGGCATATTGGGCTCTACAGAGACCCTGAAACACTTAAGCCTGTAACATACTATGTTAAACTTCCAGAAAGAATAAGCGAAACGAAGGTTTTTCTCCTTGACCCAATGCTTGCGACTGGTGGATCTATAGTAAAGGGAGTAGAGATATTAAAGGAGAAGGGAGTTAAAGATATTGATGTAATATGTCTTGTTTCAGCTCCAGAGGGACTTGATTATGTGGTAAAGTTTTATCCAGATATCCCAATCTACACCATAGCCATAGATGAGAAATTGAACGATCATGGATACATTGTTCCTGGTCTTGGCGATGCTGGAGATAGGTTATTTGGAACAAAGTAGATGAAGAATATACTTCCACACATCTACTATCTCTTTATAGGTTTTATATCATCATCTCTATTTACCCCATTATCCATATATATTGGAAATAGGT
The window above is part of the Caldisericia bacterium genome. Proteins encoded here:
- the upp gene encoding uracil phosphoribosyltransferase, with the protein product MKWKNVHLLNHSLIKHKLTYLRDKNTKPKEFRELVKETSALMAYEITRNLPLKETEIETPISTTTGFILSTEITLVSILRAGLVMSDGILELIPNARVGHIGLYRDPETLKPVTYYVKLPERISETKVFLLDPMLATGGSIVKGVEILKEKGVKDIDVICLVSAPEGLDYVVKFYPDIPIYTIAIDEKLNDHGYIVPGLGDAGDRLFGTK